One Spinacia oleracea cultivar Varoflay chromosome 4, BTI_SOV_V1, whole genome shotgun sequence DNA segment encodes these proteins:
- the LOC110791135 gene encoding protein FAR1-RELATED SEQUENCE 5-like, protein MKQIDGKDSQTLVNKLYDLQSIDPEFFFRVRLNDEGKVECLFWRDSMMREDYKIYGDVLVFYTTFRTNKYNLICALFVGINNHWKNTMFACAFIGDETIESFVWVFETFLKAMGGKHPISIFTDQDAAIAAGIEQVMLVALE, encoded by the exons atgaagcaaattgATGGCAAGGATTCACAAACACTAGTGAACAAACTGTATGATTTACAATCAATAGATCCTGAGTTCTTTTTCAGAGTAAGACTCAATGATGAAGGAAAAGTTGAGTGTCTATTTTGGAGGGATTCTATGATGAGAGAAGATTACAAAATATATGGAGATGTTCTAGTTTTTTATACTACATTCAGAACAAATAAGTACAATCTCATATGTGCTCTATTTGTTGGTATCAATAACCATTGGAAAAACACAATGTTTGCTTGTGCTTTCATTGGGGATGAAACCATAGAATCTTTCGTTTGGGTGTTTGAAACTTTTCTGAAGGCTATGGGAGGAAAGCACCCTATATCAATTTTCACTGATCAAGATGCAGCTATTGCTGCTGGAATAGAACAG GTTATGCTTGTGGCACTTGAGTAA